A genomic stretch from Syntrophorhabdales bacterium includes:
- a CDS encoding tripartite tricarboxylate transporter TctB family protein: MKKLLLADGLLWVLLGIGMCLGSIQLKLGTFHTPGAGFLPFFAGASLALFGLILVCSTLISQAKEGEAARDLGRLTKRRWKRFLNPSLTVAILVGYILLLEPLGFLLTTFVCLLLLFKLAEPKKWLTPLLLSGSTAILSYLLFSVWLQCQLPKGLLKFW, translated from the coding sequence ATGAAAAAGTTGCTCCTCGCAGATGGACTGCTCTGGGTCCTCCTCGGCATAGGAATGTGCCTTGGATCGATCCAATTGAAACTGGGAACTTTCCATACCCCGGGCGCCGGATTCCTGCCCTTCTTTGCGGGAGCGTCGCTAGCGCTGTTCGGTCTGATCCTCGTGTGCTCCACTCTTATTTCTCAGGCAAAAGAAGGGGAGGCTGCGAGAGATTTGGGACGTCTGACGAAACGCCGCTGGAAACGCTTCCTCAATCCGTCGCTGACGGTGGCAATTCTGGTCGGCTATATCCTACTGCTTGAGCCTCTCGGATTTCTGCTCACTACCTTTGTCTGTCTCTTGCTCTTATTCAAGCTGGCCGAACCGAAAAAGTGGCTTACACCCTTACTCTTGTCGGGTAGCACCGCAATACTGAGCTACCTTCTCTTTTCGGTGTGGCTGCAATGCCAGCTTCCTAAAGGCCTGCTGAAATTCTGGTGA
- a CDS encoding tripartite tricarboxylate transporter substrate binding protein, protein MHKQTRCMLKLFFVMMLLVMSLWAAESLAADAYPTQPITMVCGWAAGSMHDTLIRVLSRAAEKELGQPIVNENKPGAGGVIAKSYVLKAKPDGYTLGTTVTATYIVQPQIRKVPYDPFKDVVDIMTYGEYNNGIVVRSNSPWNTWEDVIAYAKANPGKFTYGHPGYGMMPHITMEHIAMVEGIKWQQVPFKNGPEAVNACLGGHIDSATAGSSDLIPLVKAGKMKMLIIISGNHWSATPKVPTIVDKGHDFYLLSYMGIYGPKGLPDPIRDKLDKVFKNAMKDRTFQDMLKQYTIDEAYMSGKDYAEKWKKLYAPMGKLVNQLGLVEK, encoded by the coding sequence ATGCATAAACAGACTCGTTGCATGCTGAAACTATTTTTTGTGATGATGCTCCTGGTCATGTCCCTGTGGGCTGCGGAATCTCTTGCAGCAGATGCCTATCCGACTCAGCCTATTACAATGGTCTGTGGTTGGGCTGCCGGCAGTATGCATGACACACTGATACGGGTACTCTCGAGGGCTGCAGAAAAAGAATTGGGTCAGCCCATCGTGAACGAGAACAAGCCAGGCGCTGGCGGTGTAATCGCAAAATCCTACGTTCTTAAAGCGAAACCCGATGGCTACACGCTAGGTACCACGGTTACGGCGACCTATATCGTGCAGCCGCAGATACGAAAGGTGCCTTACGATCCATTCAAGGACGTCGTGGACATCATGACGTACGGCGAGTACAACAACGGGATCGTTGTTCGTAGCAATTCACCATGGAACACCTGGGAGGATGTGATCGCGTATGCGAAGGCAAATCCCGGTAAATTCACCTATGGTCACCCGGGTTATGGCATGATGCCGCATATCACGATGGAACACATTGCCATGGTTGAAGGTATAAAATGGCAGCAGGTCCCTTTCAAAAATGGGCCGGAAGCAGTGAACGCGTGCCTTGGCGGGCACATTGATTCAGCCACTGCCGGCTCTTCCGATCTCATCCCGTTGGTCAAGGCAGGAAAAATGAAAATGCTGATCATCATAAGCGGTAATCACTGGTCAGCAACGCCGAAGGTTCCGACGATAGTTGATAAGGGCCACGATTTCTACCTGCTTTCCTACATGGGTATTTACGGCCCGAAAGGCCTGCCGGACCCGATCCGCGACAAGCTGGACAAGGTGTTCAAGAATGCTATGAAGGATCGCACGTTTCAAGACATGCTCAAACAGTACACTATCGACGAAGCCTACATGAGCGGCAAGGACTATGCTGAGAAGTGGAAGAAACTGTACGCCCCTATGGGCAAGCTGGTCAATCAGCTCGGGCTGGTCGAGAAATAG